The Desulfomonilaceae bacterium genome has a segment encoding these proteins:
- a CDS encoding homoserine dehydrogenase, with amino-acid sequence MDEISIGLIGFGTIGSGVAQILKENQGIIEARTGFRINLKRIADLDVDTDRGVEIDRSILTADAYELLRDPEISVVIELIGGYEPARTFILEALRNGKSVVTANKALLAEHGPEIFQAARENATDIAFEAAVAGGIPILRSFREGLIANKFDKILAILNGTCNFILSEMTRNPGAEFRHALQKAQELGYAEADPTLDIEGIDSAHKLTLVLALTHGIYAPIKNIHVEGITQIGSFDLVMAREFSYKIKLLAMIIRHGDRVEVRLHPTMLPETHPLAQVDGVFNGIFLRGDMVGDQLFYGRGAGREPTASAVMGDVIELIRNKTLGKAGRVPPLGYPGPLASMESVLDMNEVVTNYYIRIQAIDRPGVLSKIAGIMADHNISIHSVVQKRRDHSGAGAVPVVFITHSAKEADVRLAKNEIGNLDVVTEPPTIIRIEDEDLD; translated from the coding sequence ATGGACGAGATTTCGATAGGCTTAATTGGTTTTGGAACCATCGGTAGTGGCGTAGCTCAAATCCTGAAAGAGAATCAGGGGATTATCGAGGCTAGGACAGGCTTTAGGATCAATCTTAAACGCATCGCTGATCTTGATGTTGATACTGATCGAGGTGTGGAGATTGACAGGTCAATTCTTACAGCCGACGCTTATGAATTACTCAGAGATCCGGAGATATCTGTTGTAATTGAACTCATTGGCGGCTATGAGCCTGCGCGGACTTTTATCCTGGAAGCTCTACGAAATGGGAAATCGGTTGTCACAGCGAACAAGGCGTTATTGGCCGAACACGGTCCGGAGATTTTTCAGGCCGCTAGGGAAAATGCTACGGACATAGCTTTTGAAGCGGCTGTGGCAGGTGGAATACCTATCCTAAGGTCGTTTAGAGAAGGTCTGATAGCCAACAAATTTGACAAGATTCTCGCTATCCTGAATGGGACCTGCAACTTTATCCTTTCAGAGATGACGCGAAATCCAGGCGCCGAGTTTCGCCATGCGCTCCAAAAGGCGCAGGAATTAGGTTACGCAGAGGCCGATCCAACATTAGATATAGAGGGTATTGATTCGGCCCACAAGTTGACTCTTGTTCTAGCGCTCACTCACGGGATTTATGCCCCCATAAAAAATATCCACGTTGAGGGAATCACCCAAATAGGATCTTTTGATTTAGTAATGGCGCGTGAATTTTCTTACAAGATCAAATTGCTCGCCATGATAATTCGTCATGGGGACAGGGTTGAGGTTAGACTACACCCGACAATGCTTCCCGAAACTCACCCTCTTGCTCAAGTCGATGGCGTGTTTAATGGCATTTTTTTGCGTGGTGACATGGTTGGAGATCAATTATTTTATGGTAGAGGCGCAGGACGTGAACCTACAGCATCAGCAGTAATGGGTGATGTGATTGAACTGATTAGGAACAAGACTCTTGGTAAAGCCGGCAGAGTTCCTCCTCTGGGATACCCTGGCCCTCTGGCGTCAATGGAGTCTGTCCTGGACATGAATGAGGTGGTGACCAATTACTATATCCGTATTCAAGCGATTGACCGACCTGGAGTGTTGTCCAAAATAGCCGGCATAATGGCTGATCATAACATTAGCATCCATTCAGTCGTTCAAAAGCGTCGTGACCACTCCGGCGCAGGAGCGGTCCCTGTGGTTTTCATAACACATTCCGCCAAAGAGGCCGATGTAAGGCTTGCAAAAAACGAAATCGGAAATTTGGATGTAGTTACTGAACCACCAACTATTATAAGAATCGAAGATGAAGATCTTGATTGA
- the thrC gene encoding threonine synthase yields the protein MWKGIIREYPDFFNFSNDKHVITILEGNTPLIPAPRLAEKINPKVSIFLKFEGLNPTSSFKDRGMTMAVSRAVEAGSRAVICASTGNTSASAAAYAARAGIKAFVVIPEGKIALGKLAQAMIHGATVIKILGNFDDALNIVKQISDEHPITLVNSLNPHRIEGQKSGAFEICDTLGTTPDYHSLPVGNAGNITAYWAGYKAYFDCGKIRSLPKMIGFQAEGASPIVQGRIFEKPETIATAIRIGNPASWKKAEQARDESGGLIDSVTDDEILEAYKMVASLEGVFCEPASAASIAGLIKKSAQGLFAGGERIVCTLTGHGLKDPDNAIKVSTEPVTCEPDTKKVLNVLGF from the coding sequence ATGTGGAAAGGTATTATAAGGGAGTATCCCGACTTTTTTAATTTTTCCAACGATAAACATGTCATAACCATACTCGAGGGAAATACGCCTCTGATACCAGCCCCGCGGCTCGCGGAAAAGATAAACCCGAAGGTATCGATCTTCCTGAAGTTTGAAGGCCTGAATCCAACAAGCTCGTTCAAAGATCGAGGCATGACCATGGCTGTTTCCAGGGCCGTAGAAGCCGGATCAAGAGCGGTAATATGCGCCTCCACCGGAAATACATCCGCTTCCGCCGCTGCTTACGCTGCTAGAGCGGGTATCAAGGCTTTCGTAGTGATACCCGAAGGGAAAATTGCCCTGGGTAAACTGGCTCAGGCTATGATTCACGGCGCCACAGTGATAAAGATTCTTGGAAATTTTGATGACGCTCTGAATATAGTTAAACAAATTTCGGACGAACACCCTATAACTTTAGTAAACTCCTTGAATCCTCACAGGATTGAAGGCCAGAAATCAGGGGCCTTTGAAATATGCGACACACTTGGAACAACCCCGGATTATCACTCCCTGCCAGTTGGAAACGCAGGGAACATAACGGCCTACTGGGCTGGGTACAAAGCATATTTTGACTGTGGGAAAATCAGGAGTCTTCCCAAAATGATCGGTTTTCAAGCTGAGGGAGCTTCTCCCATTGTCCAGGGTAGAATCTTTGAAAAACCGGAAACCATTGCCACTGCCATAAGAATAGGCAATCCCGCTTCATGGAAGAAAGCTGAACAAGCCCGGGATGAGTCTGGCGGCCTTATTGACAGCGTTACAGATGATGAAATACTTGAAGCCTACAAAATGGTCGCATCACTGGAGGGAGTTTTTTGTGAACCTGCGTCAGCCGCTTCCATTGCAGGTCTCATCAAGAAGAGCGCTCAAGGGCTTTTCGCTGGTGGAGAACGGATCGTATGCACCTTGACGGGGCATGGTTTGAAAGACCCTGACAACGCTATTAAAGTTTCTACTGAACCGGTAACCTGCGAGCCGGATACCAAGAAGGTGTTAAATGTCCTCGGATTCTAA
- a CDS encoding cofactor-independent phosphoglycerate mutase: MSSDSNMKYLIIVPDGMADSFDNSSDPTSLESSKTPWMDKMASYGNIGTSITIPEGMAPGSDVATLSLMGYSAADTYTGRAPFEAASMGIKLKPSDLAFRLNLVTLDRNFTIMADHSGDHISTPEAKDLIGSLALEIESLGFEVFPGISYRNLLVWEDGPDDIVTHPPHDFPGEPIAHYLPSGKGSEKLLRLIVKSWRILDKHHVNQRRQKRGQGPANSVWPWGQGKPPQLKTLKERFGVTGAVVAAVDLVRGIGKYAGLDVIDVPGATGYLDTNYEGKVQAAIDALGTHDFVLLHIEAPDEAGHSGQMDLKIKAIEDFDQRVVGPVLKELEACENWRILLAPDHQTPVAKRVHSSGPIPFLLLDSDSWRKSDGSDQAKFTERAAADSGIKEPLGMNLIEVLFGRRNLQG; the protein is encoded by the coding sequence ATGTCCTCGGATTCTAACATGAAATACTTGATAATTGTTCCTGACGGCATGGCTGACTCGTTTGATAATTCTTCGGATCCTACGTCATTGGAGTCGTCCAAAACCCCATGGATGGACAAAATGGCCTCCTACGGAAACATTGGGACATCAATAACAATCCCTGAGGGTATGGCCCCTGGCAGCGACGTCGCGACATTATCCCTGATGGGATACTCAGCGGCCGACACTTACACGGGAAGAGCGCCTTTTGAAGCGGCTTCCATGGGAATCAAACTGAAGCCTAGTGACTTGGCCTTTCGTTTAAATCTGGTTACGTTGGACAGGAATTTCACCATTATGGCCGATCATAGCGGCGATCATATTTCGACGCCCGAAGCTAAAGACCTTATCGGATCATTGGCTCTTGAAATTGAGTCACTCGGGTTTGAAGTTTTCCCTGGGATTTCTTATAGAAATCTGCTGGTCTGGGAGGATGGACCGGACGACATAGTCACTCATCCGCCCCATGATTTTCCAGGTGAACCAATAGCCCATTATCTTCCTTCGGGAAAAGGTTCTGAAAAATTGCTTCGGCTTATTGTCAAATCATGGAGGATTCTGGATAAACATCATGTTAACCAACGCCGACAGAAACGCGGACAGGGCCCTGCAAATTCCGTATGGCCTTGGGGTCAGGGCAAACCGCCTCAATTAAAAACTTTGAAGGAACGATTCGGGGTGACCGGAGCTGTTGTCGCAGCGGTAGACCTGGTGCGAGGCATTGGCAAGTACGCTGGTCTTGATGTGATAGATGTTCCAGGCGCAACAGGATATCTTGACACAAACTATGAAGGAAAGGTTCAAGCCGCTATTGACGCTCTTGGTACCCATGATTTTGTCTTGTTGCATATCGAAGCTCCTGACGAGGCAGGCCACTCCGGTCAGATGGACCTTAAAATAAAAGCGATCGAAGATTTTGATCAAAGGGTCGTGGGACCTGTTCTGAAAGAACTGGAAGCATGTGAAAATTGGCGAATATTACTGGCTCCGGATCATCAAACCCCTGTCGCAAAGAGAGTTCACAGTTCAGGTCCAATCCCATTCTTGTTACTGGATTCTGACTCGTGGAGAAAATCAGATGGGTCGGACCAAGCCAAGTTCACCGAAAGGGCTGCCGCCGATTCTGGAATTAAAGAACCACTGGGTATGAATTTGATTGAGGTCCTTTTCGGTCGCAGGAACCTTCAGGGGTAG
- a CDS encoding sterol desaturase family protein: MITDFILSHEASIRFVFFISIFVVVAFFETRRPRRQLTVSKTGRWIINLGIVFIDSIALRIFFSAGAVGLAYWVDQHGWGIMNFLGFPYFVSVVGSILILDFVIYLQHVLFHAAPAFWRLHMIHHADLDFDVTTGTRFHPIEILLSMIIKSGAILALGPPVLSVLLFEILLNGTAMFNHSNIKLPERWDRILRLFVVTPDMHRVHHSIFPNETNSNFGFNSPWWDRLLGTYKPQPRSGHEAMTIGLNQFRDPNRLTLPKILILPFVGNPGIYAINRRGQVFTKSE, encoded by the coding sequence GTGATAACCGACTTCATTTTAAGTCATGAAGCCTCTATAAGGTTTGTTTTCTTCATTTCCATATTCGTTGTAGTCGCCTTTTTTGAAACCAGGCGCCCGCGCAGACAATTGACCGTCTCAAAAACCGGCAGATGGATAATTAATTTGGGGATTGTCTTTATAGACTCTATTGCGCTGAGGATATTCTTTTCCGCAGGGGCTGTCGGTTTGGCGTATTGGGTGGATCAACACGGATGGGGAATAATGAACTTCCTCGGGTTCCCCTATTTTGTGAGCGTTGTAGGTAGCATTCTCATATTGGATTTTGTAATTTACCTTCAGCATGTGTTGTTTCATGCGGCCCCGGCGTTTTGGCGCTTACATATGATCCACCACGCTGATCTGGATTTTGACGTTACTACCGGCACACGATTTCACCCTATTGAAATTCTGCTTTCAATGATAATAAAATCTGGAGCCATATTAGCCTTAGGCCCACCGGTTCTGAGTGTGCTTCTTTTCGAGATCTTGCTTAATGGAACAGCCATGTTCAATCATAGCAACATAAAGCTTCCTGAGCGGTGGGATCGGATTCTAAGACTTTTCGTCGTAACCCCGGACATGCATCGAGTTCATCATTCTATCTTTCCAAATGAAACAAACAGTAATTTTGGTTTTAATTCTCCATGGTGGGACAGGCTACTCGGGACTTACAAACCTCAACCCAGATCAGGACATGAGGCTATGACCATAGGCCTGAATCAGTTTCGAGACCCCAACCGCTTAACTCTTCCAAAGATACTTATACTTCCGTTTGTCGGTAATCCGGGAATTTACGCTATTAACCGCAGGGGCCAAGTATTCACTAAATCTGAATGA
- the lepB gene encoding signal peptidase I, translating into MAQPLSVPEPHKKSPRTTFQEYSEALVVAIILAIIIRAIFVQAFKIPSGSMEPTLLIGDHILVNKLIYGIRIPFTSYRFPDLFQPQRGDVIVFIYPEDRTKDFIKRVIGVGRDTVEIRNKKVFINGKEYDTPQARFNSNVVMPGDLNPRDNMPPVKVPKGFLFMMGDNRDFSHDSRFWGFVPLEDVKGKAFLIYYSAPDMAQIRWDRIFKVIH; encoded by the coding sequence ATGGCTCAACCTTTAAGTGTTCCAGAACCCCACAAAAAGTCCCCAAGGACGACCTTTCAAGAATACAGCGAAGCTCTAGTAGTAGCCATAATTTTGGCTATAATCATAAGAGCCATATTTGTTCAGGCGTTCAAAATTCCATCAGGCTCAATGGAGCCCACTTTACTCATCGGTGACCATATTCTGGTGAATAAGCTGATTTATGGAATTAGGATTCCATTCACTAGCTATAGGTTTCCGGATCTTTTTCAACCACAGAGAGGTGACGTTATTGTTTTCATCTACCCCGAAGACCGCACGAAGGATTTCATTAAAAGAGTAATCGGGGTTGGGAGGGACACCGTTGAGATAAGAAACAAAAAGGTTTTCATAAATGGAAAAGAGTACGATACACCTCAGGCGAGATTTAACAGCAATGTGGTCATGCCGGGAGACCTCAATCCAAGAGACAACATGCCGCCTGTGAAAGTCCCGAAGGGTTTTCTCTTTATGATGGGAGACAACAGGGATTTTAGCCACGACAGCCGGTTCTGGGGCTTTGTGCCTTTGGAAGATGTGAAAGGAAAAGCGTTCCTGATCTACTATTCAGCTCCGGATATGGCGCAAATCAGATGGGATCGTATTTTTAAGGTAATTCATTAG